A window of Lepidochelys kempii isolate rLepKem1 chromosome 1, rLepKem1.hap2, whole genome shotgun sequence contains these coding sequences:
- the LOC140917126 gene encoding olfactory receptor 52N4-like, with translation MASFNLTHSNPSTFILMGIPGLEAAHILISIPFSVFYIIGLLGNSMVLFVVGKEQTLHKPMYLLLCMLALTDISTSTSVVPKALSIFWFNLKGITVSACLTQMFFLHTASVMHSAILATMAFDRYVAICNPLSYATILTNARIAKLGLVGLMRAVLFILPMPLLVSIQPFCANHIVPHTHCDHMAVAKMSCGDITVNRIYGLVIAFVVIGSDLMLITLSYGLIIRAVLRISSKKAHQKALNTCTAHICVILTSYTPSLFSFVTHRFGQHIAPHIHIIFANLYFLVPPLLNPIIYGVKTKELRDKVGKYTCKM, from the coding sequence ATGGCATCTTTCAACCTCACCCACTCTAACCCTTCCACATTCATCCTAATGGGAATCCCTGGCCTGGAAGCTGCCCACATACTgatttccatccctttctctgTGTTCTACATTATCGGCCTGTTGGGAAATTCCATGGTTCTCTTTGTGGTAGGCAAAGAGCAGACCCTGCACAAGCCGATGtacctgctgctctgcatgctggcgCTCACAGACATCAGCACTTCTACTTCTGTCGTGCCGAAGGCACTGTctatattttggttcaatttgaaGGGCATTACTGTGagtgcctgcctcacccagatgttcttcCTTCACACAGCTTCTGTGATGCACTCAGCCATCCTAGCGACAATGGCCTTTGATCGCTATGttgccatatgtaaccctctgagTTATGCCACCATCCTCACCAACGCACGAATAGCTAAGCTAGGGCTAGTGGGTTTGATGagagctgttctcttcattctgccCATGCCCCTACTCGTGAGCATACAGCCATTTTGTGCCAATCACATTGTCCCCCACACGCACTGTGACCACATGGCTGTGGCAAAGATGTCATGTGGGGACATCACAGTCAACAGGATATACGGCTTGGTAATAGCATTTGTAGTCATTGGGTCTGACCTGATGCTCATTACTCTGTCCTATGGTCTGATCATCAGGGCTGTCCTCAGAATTTCCTCCAAGAAAGCCCACCAGAAAGCCCTCAACACCTGCACAGCCCATATCTGTGTGATACTGACGTCTTATACCCCCTCGCTTTTCTCCTTTGTGACACACCGGTTTGGTCAGCACATCGCTCCCCACATTCACATCATCTTTGCCAACCTCTATTTCCTTGTCCCCCCACTGCTCAACCCTATAATTTATGGGGTCAAAACCAAAGAGCTTCGTGACAAAGTTGGCAAATACACCTGCAAAATGTGA